Genomic segment of Vitis riparia cultivar Riparia Gloire de Montpellier isolate 1030 chromosome 19, EGFV_Vit.rip_1.0, whole genome shotgun sequence:
atCTGGTATTtagacctaggtcatattaatctaaataggatccaaagattAGTAAAGTCTGGACTCTTTGATTCCAAAAGATCTTCTAGTTTATGAATCCTATATAAATGGTAAAATGATCAAGAGGACTAGAGTTAAGGAATATTTGGAGTTAGTCCATACTACCATGTATGGAACTTTTAGTGTCCATGCATGGGGAGGGTATaggtatttcatcacttttagtaATGATTActttaggtttggatatgtacataggaaatctgatgccttggatacattcattgaatttaaggcggGATCGAATAACCTATTGGGTATACATACCAAGTCACTTCAATTAGATCAAGTTgatatgtctagtaagtttgattctttttgtTGGAGCATAGGATTATTTTCTAGTTATGTTCATCAAGGTCTCTATTGCAAAATGAATAAGTGGAAAGAAGACATCAAGGTCTCTATTACAAATCAAGTTGAAGGCATGAGTGCATGAGTGAAAATGTTGacaaagtttaaaaattttagaaaactaagGATGCTATTTATACAAAccaagttgaaggaagaatATTAGTTAAACTGGATTTAgaagtttctaaaaattataatttgagtTAGATTCTAAAACGCTTGATTCAGTTTGTATATTTGTTATTACAAGATTTCATATTTTACCATTATGagtatctattttttttaggtgttaatatctaaaaataagaTGTTATGTAATAGTTGAACAAGAGTGGTGGaagacaataaattttttcttagtcatctcaattatttaaatatctCCCTTTACATATGTAATTACTTGTGTGTTTGTTCAACCATATTACTGCAACATATGTGAATCTGCTGGTTggtttataaaaattcatatttgttCAACTTGTTAAATTCTGTTAGGCTTGTGTAATGGTATTTAGATCATAGCATCTTTCCCTAAGCCtgcatttttctaaatatataattaaaattgttgtgTTTGCAATTTTAATGAAATCTAGCTTTGGATAATTAACTACAtcccaaaaaacaacaaaaaaaatggtggcGATTTCATGGAAGCTAACCATTCACCTGCCTTCAGTCAAGGATACCCTAGGTTTTCAAGTTGGGTTACAATAGTAGAGTAATAATCTCAATCAAAACACaaaatttagttttctaaaCAATTATTGTTCTTGGAAAACATGCAAGGAACTTAAGCATCATAAGGTACTTAAGCAATCCTAGTTGGACGTTCAGTATCCAAATCTTTTCATTGAttgtgtttttctctttttgtgcCAACATCTGCTCTCTTTCTCCAGCATGCAAGCGTAAGTGGTAGGCACCTCTTTCTTTTGTGctttaaattaattgaatacTTGATCTTATTCTGCCATTCTTTTGGGTTTAACCCAAAAATACATTTACCATGCCTTCTTTTCATGTCCTCAACTTACTCAAAAGCTCATAGTCCCATTAGATGTGTTGAGTTTAAGATTTTTGAAGTAAAATCTTAAGATTATATGGTAATACTCTTTTCAacagtttaaattttttttgttaatagatTATATGGACTTAACACTCAGAGAAATTGGAATGAAGCCAAATAtgcagaaaaaagaaatgattgtgacCAATAGTtctatttattctcttttatttctattgatactcaaatttttAGGGATAGAGCATCAACAATCCTTGTAATGTATTAATAATATTGAGAAAAGTCAATGACTACACAATGTTgcttaaaaccaaatatgtCATCAAAGAAGATATCAATAATCACCCCCACACAATGATATCTTGTATAATTCATTAGTTGAATCAAACACAAATTTCCTTCCGTATGTGTGTCTACGAGTAAAAGAGAGTTCCTCGTTTATATTCGACATACACGCTATATAGGCCATGCTAACAGTAATTGATAACAAGAATCTCAACACTGAAGCCCACGTAGAATCAGGTGTGCACCATATTGGGGTTGCATAGTTAGGATACTGAAAGGAGCATGAGCATAGGATGGCGAAAGTTCAAATGAGAAGTGATGTAGGATCATTGCCAAAGCTATTTTTGCCTCCATCATTGCAAAATTTTGTCCAATGCATACCCGAGGACCCCAACCAAATGGGAAAAATGAAACTTGGTTTTTTGTTACCTTCAAAACTCCTTCTGCAAACCTCTCTGGATTAAACTCCTTTGCATCATCCCcccaaatttcatgatcatggTGAACTAGGATGGTGGGCAACACGACTTGCACTCCAGCTGGAAAACACATGTCTCCCACTTGAGTGTCCTTATAAATAGCTCTAGCAAGCATTTCTACTAGTGGGTATAACGTAAGAACCTCATGAAAAATCATGGTAACCTATGGTAGAGAAACTTTAGAAGTTGTTGCATGAGAATTCTTACTAAAATACATTCTAAATCATTATGAAGGACACTGAAGAATAAAgcaatttcttaaaatagtgATGTAGAAGACAAAATGTTCTAAATCATGCATGAAAAAATATCAAGTATGCAAAGGACATTACATATCCCATGGATATAATAACTTAAGAACCTCATGAAAAATCATCATAATCTagcaaagaaatttgaaatcatggcATGAGAACCCGTTCTTGAGCTACTAACTGAAAGCAAATGTTTAGTACAAGATATAAAAACTTAAGAGAAATGTGTTTTCAATTTTACTCCACTTAcggggaaaaaaacaaagtacCATACGATTTTAGTGAGAATCATTAAACTGAAGATTGGACTGAGTACTCACAATTTTTAGGTGATTTAATCCATCAGCTTCTGGTTTTTTATTCCCAAAAACCTGTAAAACCTCTTCTCTTGCACGAGCTTGCCAGTTTGGATGCTCACTTAGCAGGACCATTGTCCATACAAGCAAAACTGAGGTCGTCTCTTGGCTAGCAAGATAGAATAGCTTACACTCTTCGATGACATCTTTGACACTCATTCCAATATTCTTGTTATTTTGATGTTCTTGAATTTCTCTAAAATTGGATTCCATTAGTATACCTAATAAGTCACTATTAGCAGTTTCACCAGCCTTCATTGCCTTCTCCCTTTtgttaaggaaaagaaaattagttAGGAAGAGGAGCAGAAAACAAACAATTACTTTAGGGCAGTATAAAAAAGTTGACCATAATTTGAAGAAATCAGTAAACTTTAATACTATGATGAAAAGTAATAACTCATATCGGTACCGTATTTCTTAATGAAATGACAATGAAAGGGCAGGACACGTGGAGCAATATCATCAGAGAGGTTGATTGATCTTGAATATGCTTCTTTTAACATCATGGACATCTCTTTGAAGTCCCCATGTAAAAGCCTATAAGAATTCCCAGCCAGGCCTTGCTTTCTAAGGCATCTTTCTAATCTCTTTGGCTTCAACCACACCCAATTCAGTAGCCTCCATAAACAGCTTATGAGCACAGTAAGGAACCCAAAAGAAATTGCAACTGAGCTATGCTTCATTTCCAGTTTGAGGGACTTCTATCAGGAGAGGTATGTTAAATCACTTCAGAGTGAGAGAATGACTTTATGTTGCCGATGTGTATAAATTGGCCCCTCTTCTATTCCCTCGTGCCGGTAAACATAGAAGATTTCGTCAATGCCTAATGGGGAGAAAAACGTCtagtattttaaaatctataaattatctattttaattCTCCATCAATATGGATTTTAGAATTCTCaatgaattattaatttattctatttgaTACATTTCAAAGTTTGTGCAATCAACACTGcttattaaaaacttattaaaaattatgtagAAGGCAAAATTTGAGCATACGAAATATGGAATTCTATTTGATGGACCAACTTTCACTTGTGAGTCGATGGAGCATGTGGATGCTCACTTTCAGAGCCTCAAGGGACAGCTCGTGTCCCTCACATCTTGGCAGATGTCGCAGGGTGTTTCCAGCTCTACAACTCCATCTGATCTGGACTTTTTGatactttatgtttttttttttttttttttttttgtggataaGTTGATTTTGTACACCTAACCCATCTTGTCTcagtttttcatatattttgtttgtctaaatttacttttattttcttatctctTGTATCCAGAACCTTTTTTACCATATATGTCCATgtgtttgcttttcttttctgctTTTCGCATGCTTACTGCTTCATCATGCTCTTTGTCATTTTTTGcaacaaaaagggggagatggATTGTTGATTTGATTGAGTGTTttgatattcatatttttttttatatctgtTCATGACTTGCATCCCCTTACTCATTTACCtgatttgataaaattgatcAGTTATCTTTCTTCCCACACACTACTTTACCTGGGTATGTTGTTTAGTGTGTGCAAGTTCTAGGTACTAGGGTATTGCTCATTTTTTGGATGTGGCTTCTAGTCCTTTGCATGTTAGATGATGAATTGGTTTAGACAAGAGGTATTGAGAGATTTGTAAACTCCATTTGAAAGTATTAAGGGGTTTATGCAATTTGTATTTTATGACAAAATTGCCAAAGGGAGAGATTGTTCGTACACTAGTCAATGTAGTTTAAAATTGTCGATTTTGTTCTATTCATTTTGGTTTAGGATCTTTCTAGATTGTGTCTCACTCCCCATTGAAGACTCAAGGTTATTAATTGATCAACCAGTTGTTGAGGGTTTAACCTGTCGAGCTAGGGGTAGGGAGACTAgctgttagcatttaatgcttggtaggtgaccgttggaccttGATCGAACTTCAATCGATTGAACAAGCGTTctggaagagagaaaaggttTTTACACCATTTGACCAGTTGAGCTTAATAGGTTGACTAGTTCCTCATCTGGTTTAATCGATTGAGttgtttttggctcaacaaccatatttttcaacttaaaaccttttaatcaagtttgaaaaacatttgacacaaggttttagttgaaaacatgaaatcatccaattttaaaggatttaatacaaaattacttttggatgattttggtgcataaattaataatataatgcaTAAAAGACCTAGTGCACCAaaaaccttacaaagagattcTATAAAGtttaggtcttgaaaaacacttctctttgaggttttcttcttcttattgatttctctTTGTCTTGATTTTGTCTAtttgattgccactttggaaatcttcttgcctaatcacacttgaaatataatcattagttccaaaccttgttttgttatcataaaaaatcgagattaaccaaaccttggtttcacaaatatcttgaacctttgacagtTGATGTTTTTATAGCCCGCTTTATGGATTGTCATTTAAATGAGAGTGTTTTCTCGTCATTAGGAGGAGAAAAGTTGATTCCTGAAGAATGGTGAGAAATTACTTGGAATGCATCTACTATGTCCCATCTTGATCCTTATACAAATGAatatgaactagaagttcataggatcatttatttgaaaaatcttgcaaaccaattaccagatgcattcattgatacaaagaaagtgacaaagtcacatatctcGGCTACAAATACTCCAACACGGATTAATGTCCCTgcaggacagttaacaaatgaatctaagatatgcTTGAAACGTAGTAGACctgtcggctcaaaggatgtaactccctgGAAGAGGAGAacacaagaaaaacttggcactttAGAAGAGGTCGTTAAAATGACTGATCCttctaaaattgataaatctatagccctaaaagaggcacaaataatgtaGAAAGCCcatgaagaggcacatattgaacaagaagcccttgAAGGGGCACATATTAAACAAGAAGTCCCTGAAAAGGCACATGTACCTGAAAACTGTGAGATCttagtaagttatgtacacatgGGAAAAAATGGGATCCAAATAATATTgctattaacaatatttttgcttttcaaGTGGCCcatgatatcataagaaattatgAAGATCTCGAACcatgaaatgtggaagaatgtcgacatagaaatgattggccaaaatggaaagaagctatgcaAGCAAAGTTAAACttattaacaaaacgagaagtttttggacctgtactCCAAACACTTGAAGATGCAAAGTCTATTGGGtaaaaatgggtatttgtacaaAAGTgcaataagaataataaaatcataagatataaagcatgattagtagcacaaggtttctttTAGAGTCTAGGTAttgactatgaggaaacatACTCTCCCGTCATGGACAtaatcacatttcgtttcttaattagtttggtagTCTCATAAGGATTGGATATGAtcctcatggatgttattacaacatatttatatagatccatagataatgatatatacatgaaaatccttgaaggatttaaattgcctcaaaaaaataatacaaagacTTGTAACATGTACTCGAttaagttacaacgatccttgtatggattaaagtaaGTCGGAcacatgtggtacaatcgccttagcaaatacttactaaaagaagggtatgtgaataaccttatatgtccatgcatcttcattaagaaatcagaaaccggatttgcaattattgcagtgtatgttgatgacttaaatcttgttggaactcttgaagagctcataagaacaaaaaattacttaaaaaaggAATTTGGGATGAAGgctcttggaaaaacaaaattttctattggtTTTCAAATCGagtattttccaaatggagttttagtacatcaatcaacatacattaagaaaattttgaagggtttttatatggataaatcGCATCTTTTAACCTTTCCAATAGTTGtttgatcacttgatgtgaaacaGAATCCATTTCGGTCTtgcaaaaaatgtgaagaattacttggtcctaAAGTACCATATATTAGTGCTTGGTGCACCtatatatcttgccaattgtacatgTCTAAACATTGTTTTTTCTATCAACTTATCAGCAAGATAAAGTTCcactccaactcgaagacattgaaatggtatcaaacatatattgcacTATCTTTGCAAAACTACTGAGTGggtctattttactcaagggaatcaagcACTAATTGCTTGGATATACAGATGCAGGATACCTTTCAaatccacataaaggtaggtcatAAACAGGGTAtatgtttaattgcaatggtattgctatttcatggagatctgtcaaacaaaaaatgatggcACATtatcaaatcattcaaaaatacaCAAGATTTGAATGtatcaactcaaggatatcaacATGAGGGGGAGTTTGCtcgtaaaagggtgttagtgtactgtatttttttttccctttgtccAGATTTTGTCCCATTGGGTTTTACTtgcaaggtttttaatgagatAGTCCTAACATATCAAGagcaacttaaagaattatcagaatattgtactctttttccttcgctaggttttCCTATaaggttttttactagcaaggttttaatgggACATATTCTTCTAATGTGGTGGACATCCAAGGAAAAGTGTTATAAATGAAGTAATGAATACCACCACATTTATTGtattaaatattcattaatattatttatgacttccattaatattcattaatggaagccatttggaaagcctataaaacGGCTTCCCATCTCCTGTAAGATGCATcccaaggaaagaaagaaattctcTCGCTCTTATTCTCTATGTCTTTCATTCTTTCAGCTATGTTAATTCTCTTTTCTGATTCTTTCATtcccattatatattattattattaaaataatatatagttgCTCTCTACTTTTATTTATGTAGCATTTATCCTCGTTTTAcaacacttatttttttcttttctctattttatttttttctcttctagttattataattataattatcactattgttattattattattgttattttataaacataacataacctatcaaaaaataataataataacacatatataaataatataataattaatttacaaattattgtttcattagttattattattgttattattattataattattatttcagtttttttaaatattatatacaacttatacaataagaataataataaaataattttacaaatattgttTCATTCATGTATTGAAGACAAAGTTTTCTTATATAaactttcataaattttcaattgttttttacaATATGATTATTAAGAAGATATTACAATCAAAAAATAGTAttgataattatgaaaaaacaaaattaaagcatgTGTTATCATACTTTTAGTGTACTTATATTGTAATTTCAATGCATAACTATGACACACATTTTGGAACAAACTTAATAGTGTTAGAAGCATTGTCTTATCCTACAATATTGATTTCTATATTATTAAGGCATCCCAATGAATTAGAATCATATACTAGATGTATTCTTATTAGCAATAATTCTTATAATGAAACTCATacaccttataaaaaaaatgtcttataAGGTTAATTTATAGTagattaaatgttaaaaaaatatataaaaaatatatgacaaCCATTCATCAATGCTTGtttaaaaggaattaaaaaaaaaaaaaaaagttaggttATGCAGTAATGTATAAGAAATTTAAAGTATTCATGTTGTAAGATCATTATATTTTTGTGGTATGTATATGTTGGCTTTTGTATTAATACATAATATCGATGTACTAGCATTATACATTTAATGAATCATTATTATGcatgatttttataataaaacctaTAAGTTTTAAGAATTAGATGAGAGAAAGATCATATTCTAAGATTGGTTTATAATCAATGacattacaataataaaaatatgaataatgataCATAtggaatattaataatataaaactaatatcataaataataatattaataatatgttaataatgatgataataataaatatataattataattttttttaataaataatatagttAGTCTTAACATATAGTAAATAAAGCACAAAaggtagaaaagaaaagtagaaaaataaagttatatggGAGTAGGAGGAAAAGACAAAATGATATCATTGGAATTATGGAATGATCAAATTATCAAACTATAACTCGTGAATTTGACAAGGCTTTGAGACTTGGTGACCCTTAAGGGAGCTTATCATCACTTGGAGCTAGGTGaccatttttaaacaaatttcaaaaataaagcccatgaaaaatttatttattaagaataataaaaattttgtattttttttatacaaattagatatttaatttattagaatCATTTTGATGGTAATGACAAACAAAATAACTCCTTAAATAGGTgaaataattcattttctcaaatttttatgcaaaattattttaaaacaaaagggataatacattatttttgttcatcAATCCACATTTTGACTTTCATTTTAAAATCCATCTATAAaaatctctctttatatatatctgcCTAGATTGCCTAATCATCTATTCGTTCATTGACTATAACTTCTTGCCTGATTATCAATTTAGATGTTCATATTtgcatatatttattcattCCACCATGTATTTTGTTGGCTTATTTGTAATGTAtacaattttgattatttgaaaaccgaaTTTCCCCTCACCCACTAATAAAAAGCAAGTAAAAGTCCGATAAAGAGGGGTGTTCTTGGCCGGTGGCCTTCCTGATAAGTCACCTTAGCCGTAGACTAGATTTAGATTTTGCAATTGgtacctttcttttccttctaggAATCACTATCATCTTGACCAATCTAGCCATGTACCAAAAAGTCAATTTTGCCAAGTTTAAAAAGTTTGCTTTAAGCCTGTTCATCATAGTTGACAGAAGTTAGAATTACAATGAAATATCTAGGAGAAAATGTCCGCAGgagcagagagagagagtgaaggCAATACATTCAGTCATGAATTTGATGCAAATCCCAAAGTACGTAATTGTGTCGAATACTCTCACCATGATTGTCGATCTATCGGATCAGACGATTACTATGTTTGCCAAAAATGCCTGGGCCGTATGTGGAATAAATCAATTCCACAAGGAGGGGAAACTGCAGAATTCCGTACAAGGTCACTGGCAAACAGGCTAATGCACCCAAGGTAATAAGAATCCATGCCTTCTTTTCACCAAAGATAAGATAGATTGCGCTACTGTAGGCTATCATCATGAATGTTACGGAGAGGAATAGAGTAACAAGGCCAGATATCAACCTCCTGGGAAGGGTAAAAAGAAAATCACCTTCTGCATATCGTGCAGTGAGAATGGATAGGAATATCAGCACCGAAGCAACGGATAGGAAGAGGGAAAGAGCATCCGAAACtgcaaaaaatttgaaggtatATTCTTCAGAGAAATTTGGTATGCCAGTATCATCATGGTTGCCACCCGGGATGGAAATTGCTGCTGCAAACACTACAGTAGCAATAAGCGCTGCTGCCAATGTGTAAGATTTTGCTGTGCCTTTCATCCATTTCTCCCCTTCTTTTATCAACTCTTTATGTGCCTTTATAAATACCATTTTTGGTGTATCTTCGTTTTCGTTCTCAGATTCACTGAAGGCTCTCGGtgcatatttttcaatttcctgTGTAAAAATCAAAAAGTTTCTAAGATACAGAAAAAGAGTGGATatgtataagaaaattaattccccttcaaaacaaaaattattacctTAAACCAATGTAACTCGCGTTGCATTTGTAGAGCTGCACCAGAAACGAGACTGAGCCGGTGCAGAGGGGCCAATTTTCCAGCCAAATGCAAGATATTATCGTTATTTGTATCATCTCTGGTTCGTATTATAAGTTGTCTATGCATACCGGTTTCGCAGATGAGGTTGAAAATCTTTTCATAACGATTTAATACTGCCAATTTGAATACATCCTCATCCAGATACTCGAGTGCAGAAGAATATGACTTTATAATCTCTTCCAGAATCTCGGGAATCCCATATTTTGCCCCAGTAATGAATGCTTGTCCAAATATTTCCTCTGCTCTTGATACTTTCAAAACTTCAGTACATAGGTGCTTAAGCAATTGAAGAGTCAGAGTATgcattgtttttgtttcttggatgtgCTTGATGGGTGGTACtgcaattaaaattatattaatggtAGTTTTGCATGCTTTAGTGGTAGTTTTGTTGTGTCCCTTACCTAACCATTCAACCAGTTCCCAGAATATTGCATTCGCCTTTCGGCAAGCTGTGTGCAACGTAGAATTGAAGCAGTTCAGATGCAAAAGCAGGACTaacagaagaaaaaacaaaaaagcaacCCTGAACCAAGTACCAATTAAACACTAATctaaattaaagtttttttggGATTCAATAGGTTTCATATATTTCCCTTAAACCGTCGCATTTGAATTTAAAGGCTAGAATCAAGAAGCCTAATGAAACTTGGTACAAGCTCAATTACTGGACTTCTTATTAATTAACCAGGAGCATCAAGTGACAAAATATtcacaaaatctatcaaagcaACGAAAATTGTGTATCCTGCATAAATCTGTGAGTAGTAGAGTATTATCCATTGGAATTTGATTGTAGAGCTGATTTCAAATCCATTACTCGaacttaaaaggaaaataaatgaagacaATTTTGTGAGGACAAATTAAAATTGTGAGGACCTTGAATTCAACAAATTAGCATTTCTCTACCGGGTGCAATTTGGCAAATTGGTTTGACCTAACTCGAATCTCGGTGAAGTTGAGAAACCATTTTTAGTACTCAAGTTAGGATTTGGTCGAGTTTCTCAACCAAAAGTTAATTTTGGGTGAGCTCAATTTTGGGCTGAGTTCAGACCAATGCTTCAACAATCTAAGCTGAATTAAActccattaatattttataatatttgtggAATGTATTACTATATAATAATAtcaagtttttttataaaataagtttaaggtaaaaatcatcaaaatatatTAAGCTAACTCTCAGAAATTTGCCTACCCCCTTGTGAACACTATTTGGAAGGAAAATTAATTAGGAAACCTCTTAAGCAAGCCGGAAAGGTATCTTGTCCTTTGTAGCCTATGCATTCAAAAGTACAGGGCCTAATGAACATGAGATCCAAGCATGGTGCCTACTACTTCATCTCATTTACGGATGGTTATATCTACAAGTC
This window contains:
- the LOC117908228 gene encoding cytochrome P450 CYP72A219-like — its product is MVKKVLDTRDKKIKVNLDKLLNKREKAMKAGETANSDLLGILMESNFREIQEHQNNKNIGMSVKDVIEECKLFYLASQETTSVLLVWTMVLLSEHPNWQARAREEVLQVFGNKKPEADGLNHLKIVTMIFHEVLTLYPLVEMLARAIYKDTQVGDMCFPAGVQVVLPTILVHHDHEIWGDDAKEFNPERFAEGVLKVTKNQVSFFPFGWGPRVCIGQNFAMMEAKIALAMILHHFSFELSPSYAHAPFSILTMQPQYGAHLILRGLQC
- the LOC117908457 gene encoding uncharacterized protein LOC117908457 isoform X3, which codes for MDIAEHDEEFTVMASSSLPLSVIDDSPNNPNCSSINMAQDTDENVSAVSSSSLQRTRSSEFYEADLFYYLELYKVVLNGDWESASKLLEDDPKSFSTPMLHIAVELGEATMGFVEKLVQFMPSPALSLPGSNGATALFTAAKAGNIKAAKLFVEKKSNLPNICNHGNLVPLHTAVRYGHKELTLYLLSVTRDDVDPSPFADKPGFELLRRALMVGFHDVALYLVKRYPDLATCNFGDAKDSDDDIYSDDDKAPLTVLAKRPWAFRSGSRFNLWQLIIYHCVPVKLNHFLSQPNRGGMENQVGSYELSTQMCYWTRLFKACRKANAIFWELVEWLVPPIKHIQETKTMHTLTLQLLKHLCTEVLKVSRAEEIFGQAFITGAKYGIPEILEEIIKSYSSALEYLDEDVFKLAVLNRYEKIFNLICETGMHRQLIIRTRDDTNNDNILHLAGKLAPLHRLSLVSGAALQMQRELHWFKEIEKYAPRAFSESENENEDTPKMVFIKAHKELIKEGEKWMKGTAKSYTLAAALIATVVFAAAISIPGGNHDDTGIPNFSEEYTFKFFAVSDALSLFLSVASVLIFLSILTARYAEGDFLFTLPRRLISGLVTLFLSVTFMMIAYSSAIYLIFGEKKAWILITLGALACLPVTLYGILQFPLLVELIYSTYGPGIFGKHSNRLIR
- the LOC117908457 gene encoding uncharacterized protein LOC117908457 isoform X1; protein product: MDNKSICENDKEFVVMASSSSLRLRNDNSANSPKNSNMDIAEHDEEFTVMASSSLPLSVIDDSPNNPNCSSINMAQDTDENVSAVSSSSLQRTRSSEFYEADLFYYLELYKVVLNGDWESASKLLEDDPKSFSTPMLHIAVELGEATMGFVEKLVQFMPSPALSLPGSNGATALFTAAKAGNIKAAKLFVEKKSNLPNICNHGNLVPLHTAVRYGHKELTLYLLSVTRDDVDPSPFADKPGFELLRRALMVGFHDVALYLVKRYPDLATCNFGDAKDSDDDIYSDDDKAPLTVLAKRPWAFRSGSRFNLWQLIIYHCVPVKLNHFLSQPNRGGMENQVGSYELSTQMCYWTRLFKACRKANAIFWELVEWLVPPIKHIQETKTMHTLTLQLLKHLCTEVLKVSRAEEIFGQAFITGAKYGIPEILEEIIKSYSSALEYLDEDVFKLAVLNRYEKIFNLICETGMHRQLIIRTRDDTNNDNILHLAGKLAPLHRLSLVSGAALQMQRELHWFKEIEKYAPRAFSESENENEDTPKMVFIKAHKELIKEGEKWMKGTAKSYTLAAALIATVVFAAAISIPGGNHDDTGIPNFSEEYTFKFFAVSDALSLFLSVASVLIFLSILTARYAEGDFLFTLPRRLISGLVTLFLSVTFMMIAYSSAIYLIFGEKKAWILITLGALACLPVTLYGILQFPLLVELIYSTYGPGIFGKHSNRLIR